CGTAAATGTTTTCGTTTTCCTTACATTCGCAGTAAGTGTAGTGATAAGAAAAAGAAGAGACTTTTGACAGAAGAAAGCTTTATGATCGTATTGTTTGCGCAAAGAAGCTGCCACAACAGAATTACAAATCAGTTGAACTATTGAAggtgtaaaaaataaaacaattttaaatttaataaaaagttgaataaataaaaaactcaaCGCACTTAATTGGCGCATGTGTACTAGAATAATAACGTGAAATTTTAAACAAAGCATTAATTTAGACTTGTAAATTGCTGGAGTGAGAAGTGAATTAAATTACAAAGAGATCTGTGAATCGCGATTtaatttaaagtgaatgctaatggcaataaaaaaatttatatgatgtTCTTTTTATTATTGTGTATGTTGTCAGCGTACACAAATAAGTATGGTGAGTTAATAACTCTACAGAGATTAAAGATTCAATACCAAGCTCAGTTTATTAACACGAAACAGAAAAATATGACAAACTCCTGATACGTTACAGTATCTCGACAAAAAACACTcccgatttttaaattttcacaatcTCTAGaacttttattaaaaagtttttttttcactctAGATCCAAAACTCAAATTCAAATTTGAAATTCAAAAACTATCGGCCACAATTCAAAACTCGagataaaaaattcaaatttcaaaattcaaaatccAAAATTCAAAATTCGAAGTCCAAAAATACAAAAGTTTAACATTAAAACgcaaaattcaaaaaccaaaaatcaaagttcaaaattataaaatcttaattctaaattcaaaattttaaattccaaGTTCTAAATTCTAAATTCTTGATTCTAAgcttgttacgtggctgactgtttgggtggtgaggagcggcggcaagcaggtatgcttgcgggcccaggctagctcgtcgtcttgggcggggtattgtaCCACCGACCAcacccacagccacatgaacaaaaagggttcatacctgcatgtatatataaaggggagaaaagctgaaacaaatagaaatacacgtgaggggcaaagttagaaggggaaagcataaggggtagaaacagatgaaggcctgtcctgtcaggtggagtctaccctccctctgcagtgcaacttgcactgcaccgtgggcactgtgctgactcctgtttaccttacagtgcccccaagcctgacactagtctgtcccctgtcaatcagtcattttccctaaacactcaccttcacctaacctttccgcgcacaagcgcagcaccaacaccaaacttaaaactttagccctgcattatgacaatatctaaaatttttcatccaagcataattcttataatttattaacaactCCGATATTTCTGAGTAGAGGCTCAGCTATGTTTAAGGCAATCAGTACAGAtaacgaaaagaaaaatgtatagataAACTGTGACTCCGAGAAAATTTAAATAACCTAGGTTTAATTTTCCAGTAATTCCCCCTAATACTAATGCCCCTATCCTTACTATCGATTGgcttaaataaaacaatttacaGAGAATCCAAAGACTTAGTCTAAGTTAACTTATAACTAgaagtaattcaagttcaatttcaATTATACATTAGCTATAGGAGCAGATATGAAATCCTATAATTGCTTAAAAGTACAAATCCCACTTGGtttctgacccaccctaatatactgcTGCTACTAGGGGTCAATTCAAAATCctagatatgcagatattcaaacgCTCGTAAGGTCGGCAAGCcaaagcaaaaaaacataaaaacgcgAAAGAGGTGAAACCCTATTTCCTGACCTATCtcaataatcaaaacaaatccgaaataaattttctacagagcaaaagtaggtcatcaagggaatagaaaaagtatgtaggtgcaattgtatgtttgaaaaaaattcttatgtatgcacatatattatttTGGTTTCTTTTGTCACCGCCAATTCCTTTTCTACTTTTGCAAGACTAGGAATTGCCTGGcactatatgtacatacatatatacgtgcatatatactcTTCCAAATGTTAAATATTATCACTCACCGTGTTACTCACTCCGTTGGAGGCGCCTGCATGAAGTTGAGTCcgcgagctgtaaagagaaaaacACTCAACGCATATATGCTCAATACACATACATTTATCCGGCACACTACTTTTTTCTCAATACTCAGCCAGAtcactcgcttgtgatcttggacATTGAGTTAGTTCTGCTCATTAAATGTGAAGTGTGAAAATGATGGCGATTAAGCAAAAACGTGGCAATGAAATTttggttgattttttttttttcagtggtaaaaaaaattagaaaaaaaccgTAAAAGAAAACGTATAAAGCTGCTCCTGTCCGACCTATTGTGGCGTGAAGTTCCCAGTACCGCGGAGAAAAGCCTCGAGAAGGCTTTTCACATTATGTGACCCCACGGATAATGCAAGGTAATTTTCGGGCCAGTGCCGAAATTTGGGAAGGGGTGTATTGGCTAAGGTTCCAAACACCAAAACTATaaatacttttaaatattttcacacaaaAAAAAGTAACCTGGAAGCAAAAGAAAACCTTTCGAAACTGCGCAATTTGTACTTAGTGGCTAATGTCAGTTGAAAGGTGATGTACCAAAAAGATGGTAAGGATTATGTGTGAAGAGGAATTAATGAAAAGACGTACAAAACGTTGAGAAAAATGTGCATAAACCAAGGAATTGAAACAAACGcgagtttcgaaaaatttttaatgCCAAGAGCAAAAAGaaagaagtaaaagaaaaatgtctcaaaCAAAACCTAACTTTCGTCTTTTGCCCCCCACTTTCCTATGAGATTTCTGTGTAAGAGCGTGTAATCCTACTAGCCTCACAGgcattaaaaaaaatctattagtgaaaaataacaaaatataaaaaaatacatatgtatttagaaaaTCCTGGTGTCGTTGTTCTTATTGATGGTTGCCGCTGCTGCCTTCAATGTTGCCAGTTTTGCCCATTTGGTGTCGTTTGTTGTTCCCCAAAGATTTTGTTGTACGCGATGCCGTGGCTATTGTTGTTGCGGTCCGATGCGCCGGTGAAAAATTGTATTCTTGATATTAACAGATCCTTGTGTTTTCTGCTGTCGTTTGATTGAACCGCAGTATATGTGCATGTGTCTGATGACGTTGCGTTGCtaccaatcaaaaatattttaccaTTTATCTCGTTCTATGTGTGGCTGCTGAAGATACTGAGCAGTTGCGTGTGACCAAaatttgttgtaattgttgtggttgttgaGGCCACTTTGTTGGCAATAAGTGGCAATAAGGAGTGTTGTTGGGGCGGTTTGCGTCCGCATAAAAATGATGTACGCTGGCAATTCAAAGTGTTGTCGTGGTTGTTGCTGTGGTACGCTGAATAAAGTGAAAAATGTTGTTTGTCGTGTTGATCGCCACCAATTTGGGTCTTTTTGCGCCAACAAATTCGGGTTTTAGCCACCTTTGCTTCGAAGCTAGTGCCCAGTGCACAATTTCCGCCAAGTTTAAGCGATCTgccaaataaaaaaacttattatttaCATAACAAAATGGATTTAAGAAACGTATGCCTTTCTACCAACGTATGCCTACTTGTTTGCCTGCTTTATTTCCTCACCTAcatgcttatatacatatatatagggaTGTAAATTTATGCATGCAGGTttacttttggcttgcttggaaacttGGCTATATAggagccaacttcccagtgggcatgccagctTGTGAGAGGGAgataaaacacaaaaatatacaCTTACCTGGTACCATAAATTTTGGTGGCGAAATCCAAATATACCGCCGGACTAGGGCGTGTACGCCTTGAAGCACTTCGCGCGCTAAAACTTTTCGCGTAGATTTTTTTGGCGTTTTAAAATCCTGCGCACTGAAAACTTTTCGTGAAGGTTTGTTGCCGGTTTAAATTCACGGACACTAAAAACTTGTAAACCTTTAAAAAGGTCTTATGAACTTGGagtttcacttcacttcacttgcactgggcactgttacaagaaaacgtttgcccgttgtctagcttgatgcccttttatagccaccgccgtggcaaAGAATGTTATCCAGAAACGGACAACTTTCACCTATACATgttaaactttcttttcggctttcccgtattttccatctatacaatcaggcactcatacactcacacgcttaccgctccacagaacgaacacctacacagatacattcggTTCGTGCCTTGgccgcttacactgatgcattcacacgttcatagccttgtaccaatacacatcaacatacataatacagaacaaaacaaacacataggtgcatggcattcatcaatgttgctaagttgttagcagtatggtgacatcttatttgttataacagcatgatgccaagcgcaacatattatttccgctgcaacattgtgttcactatcggtacaatgttgtgaatgttaatgttaatatgatgttaatggcaacattgcggctaaggcacggacctggacacaaaacacataaacacatagacgcatatacactctgccactcagttacgccagtatggagacaggctgtcgttacaagctCTAAATTCAAAATCCAAAGctcaaattcaaaattcaaagcTCAAAACTTAAAATACAAAATTCTAAactcaaaatcaaaaatttaaaattcaaaattttaccaTCAAAACTCAAAGATCAAAATTTTGCCATCAAAGATCAAAgctcaaaaatcaaaatttaaaattctaaatttttatttttatattctaaAATCAAAACTCAAAATTCGAATTTCAAAACTCATAATTCAAACCATAAAACTCGTAGTTACAAATGCAAAATCCAAAtctcaaaattttgaaattcaaaaGTCaacattcaaaattcaaaactttaAAGTGAAAATTCAaagtcgaaaattctaaattctaCAACCAAATctcaaaactaaatgaaaattcaaaattcTGCCATTAAAGTTCAAAACGCAATATACAAAATTCTAACATCTTTATcctaaattaataattaattaaaaataaaattccgtattctaaattcaaattcaaattctgtattctaaattcaaaattcaaatttcaaaatgaaagtccaaaaatcaaaattttgaaattcaaatcaaaattttgaaattcaaagCTCGAAAAAACAAATCGAAATTAGCATCACATCCCATGAAGTGACTTTTTTTTAACATGTTATCTCATAACATCACATGACATATGACAAGTCATCTCATAACATCATATATCATGACATCACAAGAACGCTTAAGAACGAAATCAAGCCGTGCATCACATGATATCTCACTTCATACCTTCACATGATATCTCACTTCATACTTCGCATCATATCACGTGCAGTCTCATCACATAACTCATGATATCACATCACATCTCGGCTTATACCCTAAGGTGACATTGAAATTACATCATGTGCAGTTTCAAGTCATCAAATCACATCTTAACtcataggttgaactggccggtccatgaggacttcacatagactgaataagtccgtagtgttatcttAACTCATAATAACGCATAAAATTCCACATTATCGCATTACATCATACTGCATAGCATATCATACAATCACACCACATGCCTCTTTGTCACCATTACCACATCTAATCACTTATCGTCATCACACTAAGTCGGTAACGTAAAACTTTCCAACTTCTTATATTCTTATCTAGCCTCCGCAGCCGTTCTAGCGCCATTGCATGATATCGCAGAATTTGAAGACATCGGAACAAATGTGCTGCACAAACTCAAGCTAGAAGTCTATCAACAGCGACATAAGCTACGTGATGTGAATGAAATGTTTAACATGGATGATGAAATGAATGATGAAAATGCCGATGACGAATTGTGTGTGTGGCATAAATGTGACAACGATTTGAGTGCGCCACGAGGTTGGGGAAAATACTTTGATTTCTCATTTTTAATGAAATTCTTGCGTAATCTGAACCCCTTCGGCATGACGGACATGAAAATGAGCTTCTACCTATTCAAACGGGAATTCCCCGAATGTGGACGAGAGTTAGGCATAAACGCTAAACGTAAAGATATCTTACAAGCAGGTTTCAATCCCAGGCACAAAACGCGGTAAGTTAATGCCAGTTATGAAACTACACGCTCCTTTATTCAAAAAACATTTGTTTTATCTTTGCTTCTGTTTCTATAACAGCGTCATCATACACGGATGGATGAGTCAATCGCGTGGTTCTTTTAATCGTGATGTCAAGAATGCCTATCTCAAACGTGGCAATTACAATATAATTATTGTCAATTGGAGCGCCAGTGCGACAAATGTCAATTACTTTGCTGTCGTCAAAATGATTGAAGGTTTTGGCACGCAGTTGGCACGTTTTACACAACAACTGAAACGCATGGTGAACGCCGATTATGATGATATGTATTTGATTGGTCATTCGCTGGGTGCACAAATTGCTGGTGCAGCGGGTAAACTTATCAAACCAGAACGCTACAATACCATATTTGCACTAGATCCAGCAGGACCAAAGTTTCGTGATCGTAGCGCTGATTTTCGTATAGATCCCACTGATGCTAAATATGTTGAATCGATACAAACCAGCGGTTATTTGGGATTTTATGAGCCCACCGGGAATGCTACTTTCTATCCCAATTATGGTGTTTATCAAGGGCAGTGCTACTATGTGGGCTGCTCACATATACGTGCTTATAAGATGTTCACTGAGTCAATTACTACTGATGTAGGTTTCTGGGGCACGCGTTGCGTGCGTCGTGAACCGGAATGGGAGTGTGATAAACAGGCGGCACCAAGCGATTTATATCGTATGGGTGGTGAGCCTGCGTTGGCGAAGTCGGGCATGTTCTATGTGAAAACTAGAACGAGCTCGCCATTTGCTATGGGGAAGAACTGGACGCTTGAGGTGAAATGAGCAATtaggtttaattttttttattaaattaagtaTTAAGTGCAAAATCAGAGCGAATGTATGGGTGAAAGTTTATATAAGCTTTATGCCACTACAGCGGAAAGAGTTGcaaattgtgatattttattagGCAGTCTTAGTTGTTAACATTTTAAGCCAACTGAAGTCAACCAAATATTTTAAAGGTTaacatttatttataattttaatatttatttaagtaaataaatatttatttttaaaaaatattgttaacAGACCGTATTTCatttatgaaaacaaattttaagatcAATTTTCGTCATAACAATTTTCATTCGTATAAAACGTTCATAAAACGTAGTGCACACAAATATGATTTTGAGCATTCGAATAGTTCCAAGAAAATTTGGTAAATGTAATTAATTAGGGCCACTGACCACACAAGCGCTGCAACATGCAGTGTAACGGAGCGCTATCGAAACGCGCAGAGgtaagaaaattttattgaacaGTGGAGTGGGACGAGATTCATATGCTTGCTGATAGGAATAATGCGCGAAAAttctacacaaaaaaaaattcgtCGGACTACGAAAGCTTTCAATATCGGATAAATTTTTGCAGGATTGATAATCGTAACCTGTTAACcaggagtaaaaagcctgaagaggtacttaggtACATCAAAAGcccccacatacaaaattaggccgAAAGcgcatgcacaatagatctgcacaaatgTCGCAGTGTTTCCAGGCccagtaataataataatgtaacaaattttgggaaattcggcttatttgaaaccttctgcaaacgttcgaatcactaaattgtcgaataaataactccaaaattcagTAATGCACAATGgcctttattatactactttgagagtacttcacaataacatttatacttcacaactaattgcgtgtctaaatcaaactgattagtcatgcctcagcttgcactgcttttatactctctgttgcctcgtctgcacatttctactaaggtctagacattTCGCCTTATAGAATAGTTGTATCTCCTACTTGGCaatttctatatacatgtatatttgtagtttatgtttatcttatagccatatgcgggtgtatgcgtgagtactacttcgggtgatgactacatctgtgtgttaGCTAtttcttcgttgccttttatatatgtgtgtaaatgatgattgttGCGCTCAtatatatacgagtggctgcttcatgttttcttattgttgcgtgattatttcgATATATTCATCAcaataactgacgtacagagtgagTTTTGTGCTTGGGGAACACTTCTACTCCAATCCCTGAAATATATCTACGTTCCGCTATTCGACTATGAGAATTGCTATGTCCCTGATAAAGTATAAAAACATGCTTGGTAGCGACGGATACTTCACCGAGCTTTTCAAACACGAATGTAAGAACTAATATGTTGAATATGGTCGGACGAACGCATCATTTCAGATAAGGTATTTAAGGGTGCTCTGCGtaatgcaaagaaaaagcactgcCTCAACCGCTCTTATAACCACGGAATCAGCGTGCTTAATATCACTCGTATGAAACCTTTTCTAATATATTGTGAGAAAGACTAAAGCTCAAAGTCAACAAGCTGATTGGGCCTTACTAGTGCGCTCTCAGATCTCATTATTATattatcgaccagattttcacgatACATATAATTATGGGAAGAATCACGATAAGAATATTAAAGCACATCATCTTTTTTGAACTTCCAAACAACTTTTGAGATTGCACTCTACTATATCCACCTTTAAGGCAAAGTTCACAGGGTTTTGCCACATAACATTGATCGAAACCACGTTATTGATTCAGAAAGAACACTCCGAGCCACTTGAAACCAAATGAGTTTTCAGACCGCACTGCTCTCTATCTTGCATAAAGTTATGACTGGAGAAGATAGATACCGCATCAGATAGCGCCTTCACAGTCACGTCACTGTTGGCGGATACTCTAAGGGTCTTCGTACAACAACTcaaatgtcagcttagaaataaaAACAATTCTTGCGAATAAGTGCTACCTGGTATactgggtaggcaattgaaaaataaagtcctcccTACGAACAAAATCGAAGCTCCATAAGTGTCGATAGAAGATGGCATGGCTCTTGAGGcattcgagagaaaagtcctcTGGAGGATGTTTTATGAAGAGATATATATGCTTCACGTAGACATGAGCGTAAAAGTTCAAAGGCTTCGTTGGTTGGGTCATGCTATGCGAATGGCAGAAGCCGCCAGAAATATTTAAAGCTtgtaaaatgtatgaaaataaaatgtttagcCTAGTATAGCTAGTCAGCCTAGTTATTTCTGACGGCATCGGTAGCAGAAAAAGCGTGCTAATGACTGGCGTTAGTTATCACAATAAAAGGAAAGGCAATGGCGAAACGGTTAACTGCCTATTTTTGATGATGAATGGCGCAATGCCTTCCAAGTTAGAAACGAAATATGTGACGTAGGtatcaacttttttttaatataactgcTGTTCGTCTCAGAATATgcgaaatttatagattttattaGGAAAACAATTAAGTAATCCACTATGTTTCTCAAAAATATAATCAATTTCCTGTTACGCTGAGCCGTTAGatttatattagggggactcatgatagcatataaacttataaggtgtaaaattatatccatttacacacgctgttatatgaacgcacctagtaatactcttgataaacttgattgtttatcagctgtattattgccgaacaacattttttgattgttacacaaattaaaaaatgccaagactaagtgaaaaatcaaaactaaaacgcctttacttgctgatgttggagatttttgatgaaaatgccgtctgtaatgtctgcaaggttgcattcctttgagtttaccgcgtttatacaatgaaatgtgcgcgtaaatttatacaaattgtgtaaatgatttttcatacaaaatttgacagctcgtgcgtaaactagataaatttatacgtttacacactttataaggcatttatacggttacatgagtccccctattacaaAGATTTTTGATTAGTCAAGAATCTGACGAATCACCAATGGCATTAAATACTATCGAACACATCATTTTAACCTGCcgcctaaaattatgcaataATTTTGGAAGTTGTCTTTATAAACATGGTACACAGtggactgggttggtccccatacaaaaaaaaaaatgcaaatgtccgcccctaaatttaaagattatgttgagagggtttcggaaaaaaaaatttttttttttgatccttcgaaatgcAGCCGAAATAGTTTTccattgtaacttggttatttgacgtccgattttttaaATTGATACGTCATTATTTTGTCCTTaggaagcttcacatttccgtttaatgtccttttaagctatgaagtcgctTTCACATGATTAGGCCAGCTATCAaagtttgtttacttaagcctcaatctctacaaaaaagttggttttgtcaaatacccagaaaaaagttgattttgtagcatagtgttattattataaatacgaaacaacaggtttgactcacttatttactttgacttcccctatttatgatatttggcatgtctttattaacttttcagtgcaaaccctgcaatttttcgtccaaaaatatcatgagtttcaggtctaagtataataagaatcaggtaaaatagcagttgcaataaatattgaaagtgatataacttctttgtttattattttagtaatacagTTTGAAAGCagcattttcttgaatttttaagtacttttgtTTGGTAAAGAAAAAAGGATACATTAGGGAGGTACAAcgttgttagctgacctaatcatgtgaaaacgacttcatagcttaaaaggacataaaacggaaatgtgaagcttcctAAGGACAAAGAAAAgccatatcaattttaaaaatcggacgtcaaataaccaagttacaatggAAAACTAATTCGGctgtattttttccgaaaccctctcaacataatctttaaatttagtgccagacattagcaactttttttttcgacccagtctagtgcaCAGTATGCGATGTTTCCATAAACTATTTTTAACCAACACCTTTATATATCTTTTGGTAAAAatcatatatgcatattaataatGTGACCTAGGCCggatttttcagtgcgagtttaaactgcaGTCAAAGTTGACtaaagtttaaccctgccacttcagctgcttaagctgagatgagcagcaaaactgtatgttatcgaacaaggtggcaaggttaaactcagttcaactttaactagagtttaaactggCACTGAAAAACGAGGCATTAATTATAGTAGAACAACTTCacagattttgataaactttgcCACACGTATAGGCCATAGTCTAGAAGAAATCTATTGGCTATCTATGTTTCAAAGAAGGAGGATGGGAACAGTTAATTTTTAACAAGTTTTTCATCGGCCACCGCCGTGATGtagtgatagcgtgctccgcataccacacctaAGATCGTGGCttcaactcccggtcaaagcaacatcgaaaattaaaaaaaaagttctattagaaacacatttttctaagcggagtcgcccctcagcagtgatttcgaaaatactccgagtgtatttcttgtcagtgaaaattcatctgcctggcGGATGCCGTtcagggtcggcataaaacatataggtcccgtcccgccaatttacaGGAAACATTACAAAagacacgacgcaaattgtaggagaagctcggcctaaagtctcgtcggagattatcgcgccttatatttatacatttgtttttttttttttcattgttgcAGCTCGAGGTATAAACAAAGTGatcaaagattaaaaaaaaagtagGACCACGAAACTATTTCCAAATGATTTCGGCTAGCTTTCAGGATAACTTCGGGCCTTTTTCTGAGATAATTATATTACTCGCGCTTGTTTCAGGataaattcgggactatttcggaaacgCTTTAGGATTGTGTTTAGTATCATTTAGGGATCATGTCTGTGAAGTTACCTGTTTATTTTCGAGATCCCAGATTATTTTGGTAATGTTTCGAgaatacttatataatttttctggaaagttttaacaaaattttgtgaTTGCTGTTTccaccatttcgggactatttcggattgCGTTGAGGCCATTTTTGAAACCAATTATCTGCTGCGTGTGTAACAATTCGAGGCAATTATCTGCCGTTTATTTTCGGAATAAATTTGAGtttgtttttgggactatttcggaatgatttttaatttcatttaggGTCTCCTTCTTTTGACCATTTTGAGAATTTTGGGTTTGCTTCGAGAATGCTGTAGTaggattttgtattttttttgttcaggATAATTGTGTGCCCATTTCCTGCTTGTTATGGATATTGGTTTGGAATAATTTTGCAGTGTGGTTTGGAAAACCTTGGACTATTTTGCAAGGCCTTCGGTATACTGTTTGGGAACatatcggagttatttcggggatGTTTACCGGTTTGCTTTTGGACTCATTTCGTGAGTAATTGTTAAAGAGTAATTTTCGGAATATTTCGGGACCGGCGTGTGGACTCGAGGTATACTGTTTGGGAATATATCGGGGCTATTTCGGGGATGCTTACCGGTTTGCTTTTGGACTCATTTCGTGAGTAATTGTTACAAAGAGTAATTTTCGGAATATTTCGGGACCGGCGTGCGGACTCGAAATCATTTCGGATTTATTTGAGGGTTAATTTTAGGACTGTTTTAAGAATAATTTGAAAACACTTTTGGACAATTTTCTAGCAATTCCGGATGGTTTCGAGGAATATTTCTGAATGAATTTAGGGTAAATTAGGCACTGTTTGAAGATTATTTCGGGACGGTTTTATGATTGTTTCGGTACTAATTCCGTTTCGTTCTGGCATAATATTTGCGtgaatttcgaaaatgttttggTATTGTTTTTAGGACCAGTGTTGTTCGCGATGTTTCGGGATATTTTGCTAGATCCTTTAGGCATCGTTTTTAGGATCATTTTGAGGCTGCTTTGATATTATTCCAAAAATTATAACAGATTTTAGGTTTGCAACTTCAACTCGATTTGTTAAAACTCAAAAATCTTCTTGTATTTGCTCCTTGTTGAGAGCGAGTTTAATTAAGATGCTTAAACACCAAAATAACGCCTAAGTTATATTTAGATTTGC
The DNA window shown above is from Eurosta solidaginis isolate ZX-2024a chromosome 2, ASM4086904v1, whole genome shotgun sequence and carries:
- the LOC137241115 gene encoding phospholipase A1 VesT1.02-like isoform X1 encodes the protein MMFFLLLCMLSAYTNKYASAAVLAPLHDIAEFEDIGTNVLHKLKLEVYQQRHKLRDVNEMFNMDDEMNDENADDELCVWHKCDNDLSAPRGWGKYFDFSFLMKFLRNLNPFGMTDMKMSFYLFKREFPECGRELGINAKRKDILQAGFNPRHKTRVIIHGWMSQSRGSFNRDVKNAYLKRGNYNIIIVNWSASATNVNYFAVVKMIEGFGTQLARFTQQLKRMVNADYDDMYLIGHSLGAQIAGAAGKLIKPERYNTIFALDPAGPKFRDRSADFRIDPTDAKYVESIQTSGYLGFYEPTGNATFYPNYGVYQGQCYYVGCSHIRAYKMFTESITTDVGFWGTRCVRREPEWECDKQAAPSDLYRMGGEPALAKSGMFYVKTRTSSPFAMGKNWTLEVK
- the LOC137241115 gene encoding phospholipase A1 VesT1.02-like isoform X2 is translated as MQASAAVLAPLHDIAEFEDIGTNVLHKLKLEVYQQRHKLRDVNEMFNMDDEMNDENADDELCVWHKCDNDLSAPRGWGKYFDFSFLMKFLRNLNPFGMTDMKMSFYLFKREFPECGRELGINAKRKDILQAGFNPRHKTRVIIHGWMSQSRGSFNRDVKNAYLKRGNYNIIIVNWSASATNVNYFAVVKMIEGFGTQLARFTQQLKRMVNADYDDMYLIGHSLGAQIAGAAGKLIKPERYNTIFALDPAGPKFRDRSADFRIDPTDAKYVESIQTSGYLGFYEPTGNATFYPNYGVYQGQCYYVGCSHIRAYKMFTESITTDVGFWGTRCVRREPEWECDKQAAPSDLYRMGGEPALAKSGMFYVKTRTSSPFAMGKNWTLEVK